The nucleotide sequence TCGACTTGCCGATTCCCGCCTCACCCGTGACCAGGACGAGGCCTCCATGGGATTCCCGTACGCGCCGGATCTCCGCGGCCAGCAGTGCGGCGGGGTGCTCGCGTGCGATCGGTTCCGATATCACCACGTTGCGTAGTTTACGTTGTCAACATAAACTTGTGCCCGGTGTCGCCCGAACAGCTCAGCCGACCAGCTGTCGGTCCTGTATCATACAGCTTATGACAGGTTCTCGGTCCGAGCGCCTGATCGGTGAACTGCGGGAACGGATCGCACTGGCCGATTACGGACCTTCCGGAAGTCTCGAGAGCGAAGCGGAATTGGGGCGCCGGTACCAAGTGAGCCGGGTGACGGTGAGGCGCGCTCTGGAGCAGCTTCGCGCGGAAGGGTTGCTGGTCTCCCGCAAGGGAGCGGGCTGGTACGTCGTTTCCGACGCCTCGTTCGGGCAATCGCTCGCGTTGGGCAGTTTCCAGCACGCCGGTTCGGCGGTCGCCGAGGCGGGAGTCCCGCTCGTGCGCACGGTCGCCGAATACGGCTACGCCCCCGCGCCCGGCGGCGTGACGCGGTCGCTGGAGCTGCCCGGCGGCGCGGAAGTGCTGCGTGTTCAGGCGTTGCGGCGGGCCGGGGCGACGCCGCTGGACGTGGTCACCGAATGGGTTCCGCTGGCGCAGGCGGCGCCGATCAGCCGGGCGGAAGCCGAAGATCCGGGTATCTGGGAGGTCCTCCGCCGCCACGGCCACCACATCGCCGTCGTCCGGCAGAGCATCGCCGCCGCGGCCGCCTCGCCGCGCGTCGCGGAACTGCTCGACGTTCCGCCCGCCACCCCCGTGCTGCTGGTCCGCCGGCTCGCGGTGGGGCCGGACGAACGGCCGATCGCCTTGTCCGAGCACCGTTACCTCGGGCACCGGTTCCGGCTGGAGGTCGAGTTCCGCGGCTGGCCCGCCACCGCCGTCGCCGAACCGCCCGGGGTGGCCCCGATCATCCCCACCGAACAGGAAGGCTGACATGCGTCTCCTCGTCACCGGAGCGGCCGGATTCATCGGTTCCCACTTCGTCCGCCACTGGGTACGCGAGCATCCGGACGACAACGTCGTCGCGCTGGACGCGCTGACCTACGCGGGCACCGAAACCAACCTGGCCGACGTGAGCGAACGGATCACCTTCGTGCACGCCGACATCGCCGACGCCGGACAGGTGCTGCGCGAGCACGACATCGAGGTGATCGTCAACTTCGCCGCCGAGTCCCACAACAGTCTCGCGATCCTCGATCCCGGCCGGTTCTTCCGCACCAATGTGCTGGGAACGCAGGCCCTCCTGGAGGCTGCTCGCCAGTCCGGTGTCGGACGCTTCCACCACATCTCCACCTGCGAGGTCTACGGGGATCTCGCGCTGGACGCCGAACAGGCCTTCACGGAGGAGTCGCCGTACCGGCCGCGTACGCCGTACAACGCCAGCAAGGCGGGTGCCGATCACGCCGTCCGCGCCTATCACGAGACCTTCGGGCTGCCGGTCACGATCACCAACTGCGCGAACAACTACGGCTCCCATCAGTTCCCGGAGAAGGTGCTGCCGCTGTTCACCACCCACGCGCTGGACCGCAGGCCGCTGCCCGTCTACGCCTCCAAGGACAACCGTCGCGAATGGATCCACGCCCTGGACCACGTCCGCGCGATCGAAGCGGTGCTCGACCGGGGCCGGATCGGCGAGACCTATCACGTGGGCACCGGAGACGAGGCCAGTGTCGGGCAGATCGCGAACCTGGTGCTGGAGGAACTCGGACTTCCCGCGTCGCTGCAACGGGAAGTGCCAGACCGGCCGGGCCACGACCGCCGCTACCTGCTGGACTCCACCAAGATCCGCCGCGAACTCGGCTGGAAACCCTTGGTGGGCTTCGAGACCGGAATGCGTGAGACCGTCCGCTGGTACGCGGACAATCGTGACTGGTGGGAGCCGCTGCGCGACCGTTCCCCGGTGACCGAGGGCGTTTGGACCGGCTAGGTCTGCTCCTCGCGAGACGTGACGGCCCCGCCGCCGGACGCCGGGTCAGGCGTTCCGGGCCGCCGCTTCCCGCGCCGGGCGGATCCGGCTCAGCTGCAGGAGGCTGAAGCCGAACAGCAGGACACCGAGCGGAACGTGAACCGCGGTGACGTGCGCCAGCCCGAGGAACACCTGTACCAGCGTGAGCCCCAGGAACACGGTCGACGGCAGGATCGGCTTGGGGGAGCCGCCGCCCGGGCGCCACACGAGGATCGCGGTGAGCACGTGCAGCGTCGCGACGATGAACAGCGTGTAGGACGTGGCGCTGTGCAGTGCCTGACCGCTCGGCACGGTCAGCAGGAGACCGGCGGAGATCGGGGTGAGGAAGACGGCCAGGGTCTGCACGGCGATCGCGACGCGCAACGGGGTCGGCATGGGAACTCCTTCGGGTGGAAGTATCACCACGTCGACGAGGGAGCCATCGGAATCGTGACGGCCATGCGCGCGAACGAGCCGACGGCTTGACATGCAGCCGAATGGCTGCCTAATCTGCAAAGGCAGCCGTGAGGCTGCATATCAGGGAGTGCGGCAATGGACGAGGTCTTCAAGGCCTTGGCGGACCCCAGTCGTCGCCGGTTGCTCGACGACCTGAACGCCCGCAACGGGCAGACCCTGCGCGAGCTGTGCGCCGGGCTGGACATGGCGAGGCAGTCGGTCAGCAAGCATCTGGACGTCCTGGAGGCGGCCAATCTGGTGACCACGGTGCGTCGTGGCCGCGAGAAGTTGCACTACGTGAACGCGGAGCCGATCAACGCGATCGCCGAGCGCTGGATCGACCGCTACCACCAGGGCCGTGTCGACGCGCTCGCCGACCTCAAGAAGGCATTGGAGCAGGAACCCATGAGCACCGACGAATTCGTGTACACCAGCTACATCAGGACGACGCCGGAGCGGCTTTGGCGGGCGCTCACCGATCCGGTCTTCACCAAGCGGTATTGGGGTTGTGAGTTCACTTCGGACTGGAAGCCCGGGTCGACGATGGCCTGGGAGCAGCTCGGCGTGAAGCTGGAGGACCCCGAACAGGTCATCCTCGAATCCGACCCGTACCGGCGGCTGTCCTACACGTGGCACACCTTCACGCCGGAGTTCGCGAAGTCGGTGGGTCTCGACGACGACGTGGCGGCGAAGCTCCAGGCCGAATCGCGGTCGAAGGTCACCTTCGATCTCGAGCCCGTCGGCGACACGGTGAAACTGACCGTGGTGCACGACGGTTTCGACCCGGGCAGCACCGCACTGGAGATGGTCAAGGGCGGCTGGCCGTCGATCCTGTCGAGCCTCAAGACGTTGCTGGAGACCGGTGAGCCGCTGCCCGATCCCGCGTAAACCGGGTCGACGTCGCCGGGGTGATCGGGCACGATGCGCAGCGTGCCCCTGGAGATCGCCTGCGACGAGTCCGGGTCCGAGGGCGAGAAACTGATCGGCGGGCAGACCGGCGTGTTCGCGCACGCGGGGGTCCGGCTGAGTCTCGACGAGGCCGCCGCCTGCCTGGTCGAACTGCGGCGAAGGATTCGTTCGCCGGCGGTCGAGTACAAGGCGAACCATCTTCTGCGGACGAAACACCGGCGGGTCCTCGAATGGTTCCTCGGGCCGCTCGGCCCGGTCCACGGGCGAGCCCACGTGTACCTCGTGGACAAGAAGCGGCTGCTGGCGAACGAACTGCGCACGCTCGCCGGTCCCGGCATCCGGCCGGACGACGATCTCCTGGCCGCGTTCAACGACGTGCTGCGGGCCAGGAATCGCCGGGATCCGGCGACGGGGTCGTTCTTCGCGATGGCCGGGGACACCGCGGAATTGAGGGCGAAGGTCGCCGAGGCGCGTGACGCAAAGGCCCTCGATCCGCTGGTGCCCGCGATCCTCCGCGCCGTCGAATACTGGAGCGCAGGCGGGGAGCAGGTGTTTCTCGTCCACGACGAACAACCGTCGCTCAAAGGGGACCGGCTCGCCCGGATCGAAGCGAGTCCTGGATTGGCCGGGGTGAGGTTCGTGGATTCACGGACCGATCCGCGGGTGCAGGCCGCCGATTTCCTGGTCGGTGTCGCCCGCCGGATCGCCGAGGACGAATTGAACGGGAACGGCGACCGGATCTTGACCGGATTGCTCGCGCCGTATGTCGATTCGGCGTCCCTCTGGTACTGATTCACTCCATGGCACACCGAATCGCTCGGGTGGACGGTTGCCCGGTGCGGTCGCGGGCTGGAAACGTCGGAACGGATCCGACACCGGCCCGGGAGGCACTCGCAGATGCAGGCTTTCACCTTGCCCGAGTTCTACGTGCCGCATCCGGCCAGGATGAATCCGCATCTCGAAGCGGCGCGGGCGCACAGTATGGCCTGGGCGCGGCGAATGGGGATGCTCGATTCACCGTCGCCGTCCGGCGATGTCGTCTGGACCGAGCAGGCACTGGCGAAAATGGACTACGCGCTGCTCTGCGCGCACACCCATCCGGACTGTGACGGGCCGTCCCTCGATCTGGTCACGGACTGGTACGTATGGGTGTTCTTCTTCGACGACGATTTCCTCGCGCAATTCAAGTACACCCGGGACACCGAGGGCGCGAAGACTTATCTGGACCGCCTGGAAATGTTCATGACCGGCCCAGGGGAAACGTCGCCGGAGCCGGGGAATCCCGCCGAAGCCGGGCTCGAGGATCTTTGGGCGCGCACCATTCCCTCGATGTCGGAGGCGTGGCGACGGCGTTTCGTCACCAGTACGCACAACCTGATGGTCGAATCGCTCTGGGAACTGGACAACATCGACCGCGGCCGGATCGCGAACCCCATCGAATACGTCCAGATGCGTCGCCGGGTCGGCGGTGCGCCGTGGTCGGCGAACCTCATCGAGTACGCCGTCGGCGCCGAGGTGCCGGACCGGATCGCGGCGACCAGGCCGATGGAGGTCCTGCGCGACACCTTCGCCGATGCCGTCCACCTTCGCAACGATCTCTTTTCCTACCAACGAGAAGTGCGCGAAGAGGGGGAGAACTCCAACGCGGTCCTCGTCTTCGAGAAATTCCTCGATTGCCCGACGCAGGAGGCCGCCGATCTCACCAACGCCCTGCTGACCTCCCGGCTGCAGCAGTTCGAGAACACCGCGCTCGTCGAGGTTCCCGCGCTGCTGGCCGAACGCGACGTCTCGCTGTCCGAGCAGATCGCGGTCGGCCTTTACGTCAAGGGTCTGCAGGATTGGCAGTCCGGCGGGCACGAATGGCACATCCGGTCGAGCCGGTACATGAACGAGGGCGCGGCCTCCGGTGGCCATGGGCTGGGCCTCGTCCAGCGGGTGCGGCAGCAGGCGCCCCCGCCGTTCGCGAAGGTCGGACACCTGCCCCTGCCGGACTTCCGCATGCCGTACCCAGTGCGCACCAGCCCCCACCTCGCCGCCGCCCGCGAGTACGCGCCGGGCTGGGCACGGGAGATGGGGATGTTCGAGGACGGCGGGATCTGGGACGAGCGCCGTATGCGCGGCATCGACCTGCCGCACTGCGCCGCGATGATCCACGCGGACTCGGATCTCGACCAGCTCAAGCTGTCGTCGGACTGGTTGACCTGGGGAACCTACGGCGACGACTACTTTCCGCTGGTCTTCGGGATGAGAAGGGACCCCATCGCCGCGAAACTGTGCAATGACCGCCTTTCCCTCTTCATGCCGCTCGACGGCGAGCCGGTGCCGAAGCCGTCGAACCCGGTCGAGCGCGGCCTCGAGGACCTGTGGAACCGCACCGCCGGGCCACTGGCCCCGCCCGCGCGGGCGGAGTTCCGGCAGGCGATCGAGAGGATGACCGCGAGCTGGGTCTGGGAGGTGGCGAACCAGGCGCAGAACCGGGTCCCCGACCCGGTCGACTACGTGGAGATGCGGCGGCGGACATTCGGTTCGGACCTGACGAAGAGCCTCGCCCGGCTCCGGCTCGGCGAGGTGGTACCGCCGGAGATCTACCAGAACCGGGTGCTGTTCGAACTCGACACCGCGGCCCAGGACTACGCGACTTTCGCCAACGATCTCTTCTCTTATCAGAAGGAGATCGAGTACGAGGGCGAGGTGCACAACCTCGTCTATGTCGTCGAACGTTTCCTGGATGTCGGCCGGATCGAGGCCCGTGACATCGCGGCCCGGCTGATGAACGCGCGGATGGACCAGTTCGAGCAGCTCGCCGACGAGGGGCTGCCGCGGATGTGCGACGACCTCGAACTCGACGACGACGTCCGCGCGGTGCTGACCCGATACGCGGACAACATGAAGGACTGGATGGCCGGAATCCTGGAATGGCACCGGAAATGCGTGCGGTACACGCCGGAGGAGCTGGAGCGCCTCAGCACTCCCGCGCCGCCGCCGTCGTTCTCGCTCGTGCCGAGCGGGATCGGCATGTCGGCCTGGCGGATCGGGAGCGGGGCGCGGTAAGCGCTCGCTGTGGCCTTGGCACGGGGTGTGTCGCGAAAGCCACTTTCGCGACGTGGGGTGTCTCGGAAGTGGCTCGCGGCGTCGGTGGTGGCCTGCTGGTGGTGGGTGGGTTGTGAAAGCCACTTTCGCAACGTTGGGCGTTGTGAAAGTGGCTTTCGCAACATGCGATCCCGGGGTGAGCTGTCCTGCCGCTGCCGGGGTGTGTCGCGAAAGCCACTTTCGCGACGTGGGGTGTCTCGGAAGTGGCTCGCGGCGTCGGTGGTGGCCTGCTGGTGGTGGGTGCGTTGTGAAAGCCACTTTCGCAACACGCGATCCCGGCGCCAGCTGCCCCGCCGCTGCCGAAGTGCGCCCCGAAAGTGGCTCGCGGCAGGAACGCCCAAGTGCACCAGGGGGTGAAGGGGCCTTTCCCGGCCATCCGATGCGGGAAAAGCCCCTCGCCCAGGTCTAGAACGCGGTGAGGACGATCCGCGCGGTCCGCGGGTCCCCGTCGTGCACCAGCGACTCGAAGTGCCCGACGTCGTCGAAGGCGAATCCGTACGCCTTTCCGTCGACCATCTGCTCGTGCACGATCCGCGAGTAGTGGTCGGTCACGGGCTGCTTGTAGAACTGGCTCGCGTCGTAGGTCGGCTGCGTGTGCAGGGTGCCGAGGGTCGAGCGGTGCAGCGCCGCGCACAGTGTCCGCGCGATCGGGCCGACGACCTGGTCGTTCGGCGCGTGCAGCCGTCCGTCGCAGTTGAAGACGTCGCGGGTGCTCGGCTTGGTGAACGACGCCACCGTGGCGCCCGAGGTGTCGGTGAAGCGCAGGACGTCGTCCCCGCCGGTCCGGCCGGTGAACTTCTTGCCGGGTTCGGCCTCGAACGGGACCACGGTCAGCGGTGTCGACTTGTAGGCGTTCCAAGCGCTCGTGACGTAGCCGTCGAGGTAGGTCCCGCTGAACTTGCCGGTGTCGAGGCCCTTGCCCGGCGCGAGGACCCGCAACCGGTCGCGCACCAGGTTCGAGAAACCGGACTGTCCTTGGACGGCGTTGAAGATGGCTTCGCGGCCACCCGCCTTGAGCCGTCCGGCCTCCTTGTTCGTCCCCGCCCCGTTGGTGAGCCCGACGGCGTGCGGCACGCTGAACATGTCGACCTGCGAGCTGTTGATGAACAGCCCGCCGTTGTCGTAGGTGAATTCGCTCCAGTCGAACAGGATGTCCCGGTTCGGGTCGCCGTCGGCCCACGGTGCCGGCTGCACCAGCCCGTCCGGGGTGAGGAAGAACTTGATCTTCTGCCCGAACGACAGGTAGACGCGGCCCGAGAGCATCCGCGGGATCCGCAGCGTGGTCGAGCCGCCGTTGCCGGGGCCCGCGATCGAGACGTCCGGCGCGGGGCTCGGCGGGTTCGCGCCCGGCGGCCACGGGGTGAAGACGCCGCCGGCGTCGACGTAGCCGAGTTTCCCGGTGTTGAGGTTCGTGCCGAGCACGTAGAGGTGGACCGCGTCGGAGCGGTTCGAATTGTTGGTGACGGTCAGCGGCAGCGGATCGGGACCGGCGGCGACCGCGGTGGGTGCCGATAGCGCCGATACTCCGGTGACCAAGGGGAGGGCGACCGCCAATGCGGTCAAGACGCGCCGGATCTTCTTGCGGATGCGCACAGTTCACTCCTCGGCGGAATCCCGCCGCGGAGCGTGGACGCGCCGCGGCGGTGCTTGCGGATGTCGGCCGGGGGCGCGTTCCCGGCCTGGGCGTGACCTTGGCGAGGGGTCTCAGCACGGGAAGTTACGTCGCCGGACGCGGAGATGTCCAGACCACTGGTGGGAATCTGTCCGGTTTTCCATCGGGCCGGACAATATGTCGCGGGCCGTTCGCCGATTGAGGTGGCCGGATTCGTCGACTACCGTGGGCCGGGTTCCGTCCTGGACCCCGGCGGCCGGATTTTCTCATCCGTGGGGAGCGGGACATGAGCGACGAGTTTGCGATGCGAAGAACCGGCGGCGGTGAGACGTGGGTTTCCCCCGCCTGCTGGGACGGCCTCGCCAAGGCCGCGGTGGACGGCGAGCCGAACGCCATGGACGACCTCATGGCCGCCCTCGTGCCGTGGGCGCGGCAGTACGCCGAAACCCGCCTCGGCGGCCATGAGCTGACCTATCTCGAACCGGCCGACGTGGCGCAGGAGATCTGTCTCGCGGTCTTCGTCGCGATCCCCGGATACGGCAGGCGCGGCGGCTCCTTCCTGTTCCTCCTGCGCGCCATCGCGGCGAACAAGGTCGCCGACGTCTTCCGGAAGGCCGCGCGGAGCAGGCAGGTGCTCACCGGCGAGCTCCCCGAACGTCCGGCGGGGGCCGCGGAGGAACCCGAGCAACGTGCCCTGCGGACCGACCTCGGCCGCCGGCTCGGCAGGCTGATGCGGACACTGCCGATCTCGCACCGGGAGGTGCTGGGAATGCGGGTGATCGGCGAGCTGACGTCGAACGAGACCGCGGCGGCGCTCGGGACGACGTCGTCCCGGGTGCGGGTGACCAAACACCGCGCGATCAGCAGGCTGCGCGCCTGCGCTCAGCGCCAGGACGCCTTGAGCTGAATACGGATCAACAGCCGGAAAAACGGATTCTCCCGTTTGGCACGGGTTTCGAGAATGCGAACGCACATGGCCCCTCCAGAGCTCGCCGACGAGTGCCGTTGCCGGGGGCCGGGGACAAGCGGTCTCGGATTCCACCCTAGGCGCGGACCGGTGAACCGGAACCGGCCGAACGGACCATTGAGAGCGAGCGATTCGTCACCGGAACAGGGAAGAATGGTCCCGCCATGGAGATTCGACGGCATGATCGCGCCGCTTCGGTCTGGGCGAAGATGTGTTTTCTCGCTTCGTCGACCGATTTACCGGTCTCGATCGAACACGCCTGCGTCATTTGCGGTGAGGTCCTCGACGCGGCGGGTGTCGGACTCGCGCTCATCGGCGGCGGAGGTCTCGCTGAGCCGGTCTTCGCCACCGATGAACGCAGTCGCGAATTGGAAGATCTGCAGTTCACCTTGGGCGAAGGTCCCGCGGTCGAGGTGGTGCGCGGCGGTATGCTCCTCGTGGTAACCGATATGACCAGTTCGGAGGCATCACTCCGATGGCCGATATTCACGCCGGAGGCGATTGACCGGAGCGTGAAATCGATCATCGCGGTGCCGATTCAGGCCGGTGCGATCAAGGTGGGCGTTGTCGACTGCTATCGCGAATTCGCCGGGGCCCCGTCAAGGGAGAGCCGGGCGCAAGCACTCGTCTGCGCCGAAGCGGTGATCGCCCTCGCCATCGCGGAGGTCGACGCCGGTGGGCCGGGGCTGGCCGGAATGATCGATCGCGCGTTCACCGGCAGGCGCGACCGGGTGCATCAGGCCGCGGGCATGGTGTCGGTCCAGCTCGGTATCGGGCTCGCGGACGCGCTCGCGCGTTTGCGTGCCCACGCCTACGCCAACGACCGGAAGCTCGACGAGGTGGCCATGGACGTGGTGCTTCGCCGGGTCACCCTCCGGCCCGGGCCCTGACGGACGTGAGCCAAGGAGACAGCAGAGACGATGACCGACCTGATGGCCGGCTTACCCGAGACCTTCGTCCAGTTGGCGGACACCCTCGTCGACGACTTCGACCTCGTCGAATTCCTCGATCTGTTCGCGTGCAGATGCGTCGAACTGCTCGGTGTCGGCACCGCCGGTCTGCTGCTCGCCGACGCGCGCGGCGCCCTCACCATGGTCGCCGCGTCCGATGAAAAGACCCGCCCGCTCGAATTGTTCCAGGTGCGGAACTCGGAGGGGCCGGGCCTGGATTGCTACCGGCGCGCCGAGCCGGTGGTCTGCCCGGATCTGGCGCGCGCGGGCGAAAGCTGGCCCAAGTTCTCCCGAGAGGCGGAAAACGCCGGATTCCGTTCCGTGTACGCCGTACCGATGCGGCTTCGTGAAGACGTGATCGGTGCGCTGAACCTTTTCGACTCCCGCCCCGCGTCGCTCGATGACGACGGATTGTCCTTGGCGCGGGCGCTCGCGGGCATCGCCACGATCGGCATCCTGCATCACCGGACGTGGCAGCGGCAGGAGATCGTCACCGGTCAGCTCCAGACGGCGTTGAACAGCAGGGTGCTCATCGAGCAGGCGAAAGGCGTTCTCGCCGAACGGCTCCGGGTTTCGGTGGACGACGCGTTCGGCGTATTGCGCGCCTACGCGCGGAGCAACAATCGCAAGATCCTTTCCGTGGCGGCCGGGATCGTCGACCGCACAGTGGACATCCCGCGCTGAACGATACCGATTCGGCGCTTGTCCGCCCTTCGGCGATACCTAGACTGGCTGGGTGTTTTCCTTGGAGCAGCTGGTGAGTTTCGTCGCGGTGGCCGAGGAACTTCACTACGGCCGGGCGGCGGAGCGGCTCTCGATGACCCAGCCGCCGTTGAGCAGGCGAATCCAGTTGCTGGAGCGCGAACTGGGGGTCGAGCTTTTCGACCGGACGCACCGCACGGTCCGGATGACCCCGGCCGGCCGGGTTTTCCTCGCCGAGGCGAGGAAGATCCTTCGTTCGGCGCACGAGGCGACGCTGTACGCCCGGCGGGCGAAGAAGGGCGAGGCCGGGGTCGTCACGCTCGGTTTCACCGCCACGGCGGCGTATTCCTCTCTCGAACGCGTCATCGCCGTCGCGAACGCCGAAGTGCCCGGTGTCGATCTGGTGCTCCGGGAGTTGGTGACGGCGGCGCAGGTGGAGGAGCTGCTGGCGGGTGGGATCGACCTCGGCATGATCCGGCCGCCGGTCACGGGAGCCGACGTGGTGACCCTGCCGCTGTGGCGGGAGCGGCTGCTGGCGGCGTTGCCGTCGGCGCATCCTTTGGCGCGGCGCAAGAAGAATCCCGATGTCCGCGACTTCGACGGCGAGCCGTTCATCATGTACTCGCCGTCGGAGGGCCGTTACTTCCACGACCTGGTCGTGGCGGTGTTCCGCTCCGCCCGGGTGCTGCCGGAGTACACGCAATACCCCTGTCAGGTGCATACGGTGCTCGCGCTGGTGAAGGCGGAACTCGGGGTCGCGCTGATCCCGGCCGCGGCCGCCGCGCTGCGCTTCGAGGGAGTGGTGCTCCGCCCGGTGGACGGGGTCGAGAACCGCCCGGTCGAACTCGAACTGATGTGGCGGCGGAGCAACGACAATCCGGCGCTCGGCGCATTGCTCGCCGCCGTCGGCAACCAGGTGCGACGGGCTCGTCAGTCTACTGTGGACTGAGTGGGCCAGGCGTCGCCCCATTCGGCGTCACGGGCCGCGCGGTAAGCCGTGCCGTGCCGTTTGGTGACGATCGTTTCGGTGAGCCCGGCTCCGGCGCAGAGGGAGAGGCCGA is from Amycolatopsis lurida and encodes:
- a CDS encoding GAF and ANTAR domain-containing protein, which produces MTDLMAGLPETFVQLADTLVDDFDLVEFLDLFACRCVELLGVGTAGLLLADARGALTMVAASDEKTRPLELFQVRNSEGPGLDCYRRAEPVVCPDLARAGESWPKFSREAENAGFRSVYAVPMRLREDVIGALNLFDSRPASLDDDGLSLARALAGIATIGILHHRTWQRQEIVTGQLQTALNSRVLIEQAKGVLAERLRVSVDDAFGVLRAYARSNNRKILSVAAGIVDRTVDIPR
- a CDS encoding GntR family transcriptional regulator; the protein is MTGSRSERLIGELRERIALADYGPSGSLESEAELGRRYQVSRVTVRRALEQLRAEGLLVSRKGAGWYVVSDASFGQSLALGSFQHAGSAVAEAGVPLVRTVAEYGYAPAPGGVTRSLELPGGAEVLRVQALRRAGATPLDVVTEWVPLAQAAPISRAEAEDPGIWEVLRRHGHHIAVVRQSIAAAAASPRVAELLDVPPATPVLLVRRLAVGPDERPIALSEHRYLGHRFRLEVEFRGWPATAVAEPPGVAPIIPTEQEG
- a CDS encoding sigma-70 family RNA polymerase sigma factor, which translates into the protein MSDEFAMRRTGGGETWVSPACWDGLAKAAVDGEPNAMDDLMAALVPWARQYAETRLGGHELTYLEPADVAQEICLAVFVAIPGYGRRGGSFLFLLRAIAANKVADVFRKAARSRQVLTGELPERPAGAAEEPEQRALRTDLGRRLGRLMRTLPISHREVLGMRVIGELTSNETAAALGTTSSRVRVTKHRAISRLRACAQRQDALS
- a CDS encoding ANTAR domain-containing protein: MEIRRHDRAASVWAKMCFLASSTDLPVSIEHACVICGEVLDAAGVGLALIGGGGLAEPVFATDERSRELEDLQFTLGEGPAVEVVRGGMLLVVTDMTSSEASLRWPIFTPEAIDRSVKSIIAVPIQAGAIKVGVVDCYREFAGAPSRESRAQALVCAEAVIALAIAEVDAGGPGLAGMIDRAFTGRRDRVHQAAGMVSVQLGIGLADALARLRAHAYANDRKLDEVAMDVVLRRVTLRPGP
- the rfbB gene encoding dTDP-glucose 4,6-dehydratase, producing MRLLVTGAAGFIGSHFVRHWVREHPDDNVVALDALTYAGTETNLADVSERITFVHADIADAGQVLREHDIEVIVNFAAESHNSLAILDPGRFFRTNVLGTQALLEAARQSGVGRFHHISTCEVYGDLALDAEQAFTEESPYRPRTPYNASKAGADHAVRAYHETFGLPVTITNCANNYGSHQFPEKVLPLFTTHALDRRPLPVYASKDNRREWIHALDHVRAIEAVLDRGRIGETYHVGTGDEASVGQIANLVLEELGLPASLQREVPDRPGHDRRYLLDSTKIRRELGWKPLVGFETGMRETVRWYADNRDWWEPLRDRSPVTEGVWTG
- a CDS encoding glycoside hydrolase family 64 protein, producing MRIRKKIRRVLTALAVALPLVTGVSALSAPTAVAAGPDPLPLTVTNNSNRSDAVHLYVLGTNLNTGKLGYVDAGGVFTPWPPGANPPSPAPDVSIAGPGNGGSTTLRIPRMLSGRVYLSFGQKIKFFLTPDGLVQPAPWADGDPNRDILFDWSEFTYDNGGLFINSSQVDMFSVPHAVGLTNGAGTNKEAGRLKAGGREAIFNAVQGQSGFSNLVRDRLRVLAPGKGLDTGKFSGTYLDGYVTSAWNAYKSTPLTVVPFEAEPGKKFTGRTGGDDVLRFTDTSGATVASFTKPSTRDVFNCDGRLHAPNDQVVGPIARTLCAALHRSTLGTLHTQPTYDASQFYKQPVTDHYSRIVHEQMVDGKAYGFAFDDVGHFESLVHDGDPRTARIVLTAF
- a CDS encoding terpene synthase family protein, encoding MQAFTLPEFYVPHPARMNPHLEAARAHSMAWARRMGMLDSPSPSGDVVWTEQALAKMDYALLCAHTHPDCDGPSLDLVTDWYVWVFFFDDDFLAQFKYTRDTEGAKTYLDRLEMFMTGPGETSPEPGNPAEAGLEDLWARTIPSMSEAWRRRFVTSTHNLMVESLWELDNIDRGRIANPIEYVQMRRRVGGAPWSANLIEYAVGAEVPDRIAATRPMEVLRDTFADAVHLRNDLFSYQREVREEGENSNAVLVFEKFLDCPTQEAADLTNALLTSRLQQFENTALVEVPALLAERDVSLSEQIAVGLYVKGLQDWQSGGHEWHIRSSRYMNEGAASGGHGLGLVQRVRQQAPPPFAKVGHLPLPDFRMPYPVRTSPHLAAAREYAPGWAREMGMFEDGGIWDERRMRGIDLPHCAAMIHADSDLDQLKLSSDWLTWGTYGDDYFPLVFGMRRDPIAAKLCNDRLSLFMPLDGEPVPKPSNPVERGLEDLWNRTAGPLAPPARAEFRQAIERMTASWVWEVANQAQNRVPDPVDYVEMRRRTFGSDLTKSLARLRLGEVVPPEIYQNRVLFELDTAAQDYATFANDLFSYQKEIEYEGEVHNLVYVVERFLDVGRIEARDIAARLMNARMDQFEQLADEGLPRMCDDLELDDDVRAVLTRYADNMKDWMAGILEWHRKCVRYTPEELERLSTPAPPPSFSLVPSGIGMSAWRIGSGAR
- a CDS encoding ArsR/SmtB family transcription factor gives rise to the protein MDEVFKALADPSRRRLLDDLNARNGQTLRELCAGLDMARQSVSKHLDVLEAANLVTTVRRGREKLHYVNAEPINAIAERWIDRYHQGRVDALADLKKALEQEPMSTDEFVYTSYIRTTPERLWRALTDPVFTKRYWGCEFTSDWKPGSTMAWEQLGVKLEDPEQVILESDPYRRLSYTWHTFTPEFAKSVGLDDDVAAKLQAESRSKVTFDLEPVGDTVKLTVVHDGFDPGSTALEMVKGGWPSILSSLKTLLETGEPLPDPA
- a CDS encoding DUF3800 domain-containing protein; the protein is MRSVPLEIACDESGSEGEKLIGGQTGVFAHAGVRLSLDEAAACLVELRRRIRSPAVEYKANHLLRTKHRRVLEWFLGPLGPVHGRAHVYLVDKKRLLANELRTLAGPGIRPDDDLLAAFNDVLRARNRRDPATGSFFAMAGDTAELRAKVAEARDAKALDPLVPAILRAVEYWSAGGEQVFLVHDEQPSLKGDRLARIEASPGLAGVRFVDSRTDPRVQAADFLVGVARRIAEDELNGNGDRILTGLLAPYVDSASLWY
- a CDS encoding LysR family transcriptional regulator, with the protein product MFSLEQLVSFVAVAEELHYGRAAERLSMTQPPLSRRIQLLERELGVELFDRTHRTVRMTPAGRVFLAEARKILRSAHEATLYARRAKKGEAGVVTLGFTATAAYSSLERVIAVANAEVPGVDLVLRELVTAAQVEELLAGGIDLGMIRPPVTGADVVTLPLWRERLLAALPSAHPLARRKKNPDVRDFDGEPFIMYSPSEGRYFHDLVVAVFRSARVLPEYTQYPCQVHTVLALVKAELGVALIPAAAAALRFEGVVLRPVDGVENRPVELELMWRRSNDNPALGALLAAVGNQVRRARQSTVD